Proteins encoded in a region of the Papio anubis isolate 15944 chromosome 14, Panubis1.0, whole genome shotgun sequence genome:
- the LOC110741562 gene encoding syncytin-2-like isoform X1 produces MSNTSLAHDCWLCLKMGPPIPLAIPNLLLSYVNYSNECLVNNSCPIISPLLVQPMTFSNSSCLFSLSYNSTKEIDLGYVVFDNCTSIINATNPLCAVNGSVFVCGDNMAYTYLPTNWTGLCVLATLLPDIDIIPGDEPIPIPAIKHFIYRPKRAIQFIPLLAGLGITTAFTTGATGLGVSLTQYTKLSNQLISDVQTLSSTIQDLQDQVDSLAEVVLQNRRGLDLLTAEQGGICLALQEKCCFYANKSGIVRDKIKTLQEELEKRRKGLAANPLWMGLDGLLPYLLPFLGPLLTLLLFLTLRPIILNKLMAFVRQQIEAFQAKPIQVHYHHLEMTENGESYLP; encoded by the coding sequence ATGTCCAATACAAGCCTAGCCCACGATTGTTGGCTTTGTCTTAAAATGGGCCCCCCTATTCCTCTAGCTATACCTAACCTTTTGTTGTCCTATGTCAATTACTCAAATGAATGCTTGGTAAATAATTCCTGTCCTATTATTTCTCCCCTCTTAGTTCAACCGATGACGTTTTCTAATTCCTCTTGCCTCTTTTCGCTGTCATATAATAGCACTAAAGAAATTGATCTAGGCTATGTTGTGTTTGACAACTGTACCTCCATAATCAATGCCACCAACCCTTTGTGTGCTGTAAATGGCTCGGTTTTCGTCTGTGGAGACAACATGGCATATACTTATCTACCTACAAATTGGACAGGGCTTTGTGTTCTGGCCACTCTTCTCCCCGACATTGATATCATTCCTGGAGATGAACCTATCCCCATCCCCgctattaaacattttatttatagaccGAAACGAGCCATACAATTTATTCCCTTATTGGCTGGACTAGGAATCACCACTGCTTTTACAACAGGAGCCACAGGCCTAGGGGTCTCACTAACCCAATATACTAAATTATCCAACCAATTAATTTCAGATGTACAGACCTTATCCAGTACTATACAAGATTTACAAGACCAAGTAGACTCATTAGCTGAAGTAGTTCTCCAAAATAGAAGAGGTCTAGATTTATTAACAGCAGAACAGGGAGGGATCTGTttggctttacaggaaaagtgctgtttttacGCCAACAAATCCGGAATCGTCAGGGATAAGATAAAGACTTtacaagaagaactagaaaagcgcAGAAAGGGCCTGGCTGCCAATCCATTGTGGATGGGACTCGATGGACTTCTCCCCTATCTCCTGCCATTTCTTGGTCCTTTACTTACTCTTCTACTTTTCCTCActctcaggcctataatccttaaTAAGCTTATGGCATTCGTCAGACAACAAATCGAGGCCTTCCAGGCCAAACCTATACAGGTCCATTATCATCACCTTGAGATGACTGAAAATGGTGAGTCTTATTTGCCTTAA